One genomic segment of Aythya fuligula isolate bAytFul2 chromosome 5, bAytFul2.pri, whole genome shotgun sequence includes these proteins:
- the ISCA2 gene encoding iron-sulfur cluster assembly 2 homolog, mitochondrial, giving the protein MAAPGALRRCWRLALGCRASWRPAPPLRGRALRWASSSSQPGPTEGEGQVYLSQSCVKRLLEIAEGSEFLRLQVEGGGCSGFQYKFSLDTVVNPDDRVFEQGGARVVVDVDSLAFVKGSMVDFSQELIRSSFQVVSNPQAEKGCSCGTSFSVKF; this is encoded by the exons atggcggcgccgGGGGCGCTGAGGCGCTGCTGGAGGCTGGCGCTGGGCTGCCGGGCCAG CTGGCGTCCCGCACCGCCGCTCCGAGGACGGGCGCTGCGCTGGGCATCGTCCTCCTCGCAGCCGGGCCCGACGGAGGGCGAGGGGCAGGTGTACCTCAGCCAGAGCTGCGTGAAG aggctgctggagaTCGCGGAGGGCTCCGAGTTCCTCAGGCTGCAGGTGGAAGGAGGCGGCTGCTCCGGGTTCCAGTACAAGTTCTCCCTGGACACAGTTGTCAATCCCGATGACAG GGTGTTTGAACAAGGTGGCGCCCGTGTGGTTGTGGATGTGGACAGCCTGGCCTTTGTGAAAGGCTCCATGGTGGACTTCAGCCAGGAGCTGATTCGCAGCTCCTTCCAGGTGGTGAGCAACCCCCAGGCAGAGAAGGGGTGCTCCTGTGGGACCTCCTTCTCTGTCAAATTCTGA